The window tgtgccacatcattagctaggatgaatggttcgtctgcatacgcaagattgttgagatccactgttgtcattccatactgcgggtcttccgttaccccatatcgtgtcatattgacccatttgcaccgaaacaaagggaccttcaaaccacgtccatagtcaagttcccatatctcttctatgtaaccataatatgtttcctttcccgtcttggttgttgcatcaaagcggacaccactgttttggttggtgctcttcttatcttgggcgatcgtgtaaaatgtattaccatttatctcgtaccctttgaaagtcattatatacgaagatggtaactgggacagcgagtataggtcatcttcaatagaggcgtcatgcgtggtacgtgtctgcaaccagccggcgaaactcctggtttgttcacgtgtaatccagtcatcagaccgctccgggtgtttggagcgtagaaaattcttgtgttcgtccatatacggagccaccaaggcggaattctgtataactgtgtagtgtgcttcagtgagagaatgtccgtccaaacatattttttgattccctcctagcgtgccttttccatccagtctgcccttatgccgcgattcaggaacaccaataggcttaaggtcaggaataaagtcaatacaaaactcaatgacctcctcattttcatggcccttagagatgcttccttctggcctagcacggttatgaacatatttctttaagactcccatgaacctctcaaaggggaacatattgtgtagaaatacaggacccaaaacgttaatctcttcgcataggtgaactaggacgtgcgtcatgatgttgaagaaggatggtgggaacaccaactcgaaactgacaagacattgcaccaaatcattctctaaccttggtatgatttctggattgattaccttctgagagattgcattgaggaagcttcacaatggctaatcgaacgttatccggtagaagccccctcaatgcaaccggaagcagttgcgtcataatcacatggcagtcatgagactttaggttctggaactttttctctgccatgtttattattccctttatattcgacgagaagccagacggtaccttaatactgagcaggcattcaaagaagatttccttctcttctttggtaagagcgtagctggcatgaccctgatgtatgccgtcttttccatgcataccttgctggtcctcccgtgcttcgggtgtatcttttgtcttcccatacacgcccaagaagccaagcagggtcacgcaaagattcttcgtcatgtgcatcacgtcgattgcagagcggacctctaggtctttccaatagggcaggtcccaaattATAGatttcttccacatgggtgcgcgtccgtcagcgtcattcggaacaggttgtccgccaggaccctttccaaagactaccttcaaatccttgaccatatcatgtacatcagcaccagtacggtggcgaggcttcgtccggtgatccgcctcacctttgaaatgcttgcctttctttcttacgggatgcctgctcggaagaaatcgacgatgtaccaggtacacattcttcctacaattgtccaaatatatactgtcggtatcatccaaacagtgcatgcattcgcggtatcccttgtttgtctgtcctgaaaggttactgagagcaggccaatcattgatggtcacgaacagcaaggcctttaggtcaaatttttcccccatgtgctcatcccacgcacatacacctgttccattccacatctataagagttcttcaactaatggccttaggtacacatcaatgtcgttgccgggttgcttagggccttggatgagcactggcatcataatgaacttccgcttcatgcacaaccaaggaggaaggttatacaaacatagagtcacaggccaggtgctatggttgctgctctgctccccaaaaggattaatgccatctgcgcttagaccaaaccatacgttccttgcgtcatctgcaaactccttcccgtactttgtctcaatttttctccactgcgacccgtcagcgggtactctcaactttccgtctttcttatggtcttctctgtgccatcgcatcaccttggcatgctctttgttttggaacaaacgtttcaaccgtggtattataggagcataccacatcaccttggcaggaatcttcttcctggggcgcttgccctcgacatcaccagggtcatcgcgcctgatcttatagcgcaatgcaccgcataccgggcaagtgttcaaatccttgtactcaccgcgatagaggatgcagtcattagggcatgcatgtatcttctgcacctctaaccctagagggcagacaaccttctttgcttcgtacgtactctcaggcaattcgttgtcctttggaagcatattctttatcattaccggcaactttccaaatcccttgtcagatacaccattctctgccttccattgcagcaattccagtgtggtgcccaactttttcttgtcagcttcgcaattcgggtacaacaatttcttgtgatcctctaacatccGCTGcaacttgcgcagtttctctttgcatcggcaatggcccgacctagatcatcagtgGGCTCAtatgatgcctcttcttcagcttcttcccgcattgccagctcagcttcttcccccattgttgtatcatcgtattcagggaacccatggccaggatagctgtcgtcgtcctcttcttcttcattgtcttccatcataacccctctttctccgtgcttggtccaaacattatagtggggcatgaaactggacttaaacaggtggacgtgaatggttcttgacgtagattaattgtgatcattcttacagactaaacatggacaaggcataaaaccatccgcccgcttgtttgcctcagccgcaagcagaaaagtttgcacgccattaatgaactcgggagagcatcggtcatcgtacatccattgtcggctcatcttcattacacaacaccgaatagaccaaattaatacaagttcatacataaagttcatacaagacttaaatgcaacaaaaaaataactctctaactaaagaatttaaatgcaacaacaaatgcgatcaagatcgcaactaaggtaacaattgatccaacagcataatgataccaagcctcactatcaatggcatattttctaatctttctaatcttcaagcgcattttctccatcttgatcttgtgatcatcgacgacatcggcaacatgcaactccaattccatcttctccccctcaattcttttcaatttttctttcaaatactcgttttctctttcaactaaatttaacctctcgacaatagggtcggttggaatttccggttcacaaacctcgtagacaaaaatatctatgtcaacttgatgggcataatttgtcataaacatgaaatgcaacaactagttttaaaagagaatataccacatccgaatcataacaaggacgagggccgacggggacggatatcaaaaccatggcactatgtataacaaacaacgtacgggtaagataattatacgagtaactatatatccaaatcacacaaacatcaatttggtaatgtaaaacattcatgaacaagaggctcaccacaaggtggtgccggcgacggaacggtgcgggcgatcgactgtggttacgacggagatttagaaggcactaagtaaaccacacctacatatgcaaactaagtgttagttttgaccacaaattgcatataaatcaaatactagcacatatattttctaccaaattactaaactcataaattaatcactatacaaagcattgcaagagctaatctagcaatgagagatgaaaggacaaagttgctaacctttgtgatcatttgaatggatgggggccttcaaatcttgataaattttgggcaaaatgtgtgatgagctcgagaggaacaggggaagaacagagaggagaggggaaaggggaagaacagagcgagctcaggtggacgaagggtttatgtaggacgacctttagcaccggttcgtgccatgaaccggtactaaaggtgctggaggggccccggactggcaacatcctgccaccactcactttagtaccggtccgtggcacgaaccggtgctaatggtcggccacaaaccggtactaatgaaagcggctggctagccgttggaaccggcactaatgcacacattagtgccggctcaaaagcaaaccggcactaatgtgcttgacatttgaccctttttctactagtgtggcGCGCTCCCTTTTGGAGTCACTACCATGGTTAGCTCCCCATCCCCTGAGGAACGCACACAActtagccgccgccgccgtccagaGCTCAGTCGGTCCCCTTTGGGGGCCCAACTGGGCCATAATACTATCCCACCGCGCACGTATCATGCCCTCGAAGCCTTCTGCTTCAAACCAAGCGGTTTCGAAATAAAACTTACTACTGCGACGAACCTCATCCTCCCCTGAGGAGAAAGTGTGTGATTTTATTCAATACAAAATACATATAGCTGGAAAAAGCCAAGATGAACCGTCACGATAGGCCTGATCATCACCATGGTCGGGCagtgttttctctttttttttttctctttttttctttttacaTTCATGAAGATTTTTTAAAATTCGCGAACATTTTTCAAGttcttgattttttttaaatgtgaAATGTTTTTTGAGTTTATGGTTTTTTATGTTAATGTTTTTTTAATTCATGAGCATTTTTCATATTCCTTAAAAATAGATTCGTGAACTATTTGTGAATTAATGAACATTTTTTTGTTTGGCAGACTTgtttcaaattcgtgaactttttgaattcatgattttttgaagtcatgaatattttttgaattcgtAAACATTTGTTCGAATTCGTGAACATTTTATCAATCTGGGAAGATGTTTTAATATTTGCAAACTTTTGGAAATTAAAATAAAACCGACTGcgacatactccctccgttccatattagttgccgctcaaacggatgtatctagcaataaaatatgtctacatacattcatttcagcgacaattaatatggaacggagggagtatgtttgATGTATTAAAACCAACCGACATAAAAGACCAGGTGAAAAATatgtagagagagagagagagagagagagagagacgcgcgTCTGATCGCGcgctgggcctggcccatttacAGCACGTGTTACTGATCCGGGATGGAACGAGCCTTTTTGCGTACTCCAGCCCGTCCCTCCCGCGAGAAGAGAAAAATCCTCCAATCTTTGTTAGTTGCCGTAACCCGCACCTTCGCCGATCCTCCAAGCCAAGAAATTCTTCCTTCTTCTCCGCTCCACTCCAGCGGATTCGCTTGGTAAGGCTCGGATCTGCTGTTTCTATTGCTTTCGTCTTCAGTCAGATCTTTGTTGTGATGTAATCGCCCAGATCTGTCTTGCTCAAGGTCGATCTATTCTGACCCCCTCGATTTTGAGGTCTATTAACCTAAAGCTCTCGCTGTATATTCTTGTTTTGGGATGGTAGTATTATTGCTAAGAGCAGTcgttttatttattattattttcaagGTAAAAGCAAAACTAGGTTGATCTTCCCTGTTCGTCTCAAAGCAGAACAAATAACTACTGTCGGTGTGAGGGTGTTGATGGAGTCCTGCATTGTGTTTTTCTGTCTATTCCCCGGCTGTCAGTTTATCATTCCAACAGAAAACTGGGGTTAAGTATTACCCATTGAGGTTCACAAGTACTAACACCCAGATTATTGTTCCCTTTTGTTGGATTTCACTGCAGATCATCTTCCTGTATCACGGTTAACTGGCCACAAACAGACCCTTAGCTTGGGGTGACATGGCGGATAGCAGCAAAAGGAAGAGTGCGATGCAATCCTGCAGCGAGTTTGCTAATAATACTGTGGTTCTCCCAAGCAACAAGAGGAAGAAGGCTGCTGTATCTCTTTCTACTCTGCTGCTTCCTGATGAAATGATGTTGGAGGTGCTACTTCGGCTCCCTGTCAAATCCATTCTCTGCTTCCGGGTCGTCTGCCGCGCTTGGGCTGCACTATTCTCCTCCGAGGATTTCTGCAGCCTCCACATGGCCGTCTCTAAGGTGGTCAGACCAGCACCAAAGCTACTCATGCTTGTCTCACCCACAACAGGACTGAACTCCACCGCAATGTACTCATGCTCGCCGTCAGGCTCCAGAGATGACTTACACTTCACAGTTGACACCGCACGCCGCAATTCCATGGGAATAGTGACGCCCTCGACATGCCATGGACTCACCCTTCTATATGATGATGCCGCGCCCGCTTACTATGTTTGCAATGCAGCCACACGGGCAATCACACGTCTGCCACCTCACAGTACTCCAACATATCGTTCCGCTGCTGGACTGGGATTTGATGCCCAGACTAGGGAGTACAAGGTGGTGAGGTTGATCACTGGGGGTTGCGGTGACAAGGAGAGGAACAGGTGTGAAGTGTACACGCCTGGAGCTGGTTGCTGGAGACCGGCTGCCGGTGGAGGAGTACCTTTCAGGTTGTCCAGGTATGCAATTTCTGCAGCTATACATGCGGCGACGCACAAAGTGCCACCGGTGTTTGCCAATGGATTACTACACTGGTTCATCGGTACTTCCCTTATCGCCACAAGGACAAGAGCTCCCATCTTAACGTTTTCCTTGTCGGGCGAGACCTTCGGATGTGTCCGATCACCACCACCCTTCTGGACATCAGAAGTGGACCTGCACTACGGGTCAGAAAAAGAACACCTGGTTGTGATGGATGACCACCTGTGCATGGTCCGTGACCTTCGCAATACAATCCCTCGTGATGGCACTTTGGAGATCTGGAAACTGCTGGATTATAGCCCTGGTGAATGGTCACTGTATCATCGAATTCATTTGTTCGGGCACGTGGGGATATATTTACTTGATGTGTTGGCTGTGAGGGTTGTTGGACTCATTGGCGGCTGCAGGTCAGGGAAGAAGATAGTCATTGCTTCTAGCAAAGACAAGTTCCCCGGCCAGTTTGAGCAGAAGCTTCACACCTATGACCCTAGGTGTCAAGCTCTAGAGACCATCCTCTCCGTCACCGAGACACACACACATACCAGGCCTGCTTCAACATTCAGTTTATTTGATGAGGAGAGCCTTGTTCAAGTGCATAATAAACCAATGGATAGCTAGCCATGCAATCTACCATGGCTAATGCATGCCACTAAATCAGACAGACATAAGGTCTAAACTTTTGTGCAACTAGCTGCTCAGATTGATTTTTGACTGGAAATTTTATTCTGTAATGCATTAAACAGTAGAATATGGTGAATAGACCAAAGGTCACTGTTGTGGATATCTTCTATCACCCAAAGTACTTCAAATCTCGTCGATATTATACCTACAACATGTATTGTGGCGGTTCTAGCTTTGAAGTTGGTTAATGTTATACCTGAGGTAAGAGAAGCTCAGCCAAAGTGCTATCTTGAGGCGATGAATTTCTTTTTGGTTGTTCATGCTCCATTCATTTGAAAAGAGTATTAGTTTGGTAACACGACACAGAATGATGTATGGGAAATTAGTCTGTAAAGAGTAGTAGTTTGACAAGAGCTAAATTCTTGTTGTATTAGGTCTGTAACATTTGGGCTCAGAAATTATCAGTTTGGTAGATATATGGCGAGGATAAAAATGTTGAATGCATTGATTAATGAAATTTCTCAGCCACAGTTTTGTTGGGCGTCTGAACATTTTAGAGATTTCTACATTCAACCTTTCATGTTGGAACTAAATTGTCCCAGTTCTCATGCATGTGGGTGTTGTGGTAGGGACATGATGAGATCATGATGATTGGATTAATTTCCAGGTTAATTTGGGTACCCATCAAGTTAGTGTTCAAAGTGGCCAATATTTTTGTCTACTCTGTTGTCTGCTTAGCTAGATGGTCACATGTTCAGAACCACTCTTAACGACACAATGATCATGGTAATTGTTTGCACTGTTCTACGCGTTGTAGTTATGCTTCTTCTATACTCTCCTTGAACATCTCCATCGATTGAATAATGCACTTTCCTGTTTGTAGTTTGCAAATATATCCATCTGATGTTTCAGTGACAAATGGATGATCAATAGATCAGGCTTTGTGCTTCAAATCCGTCTGACCGAGAAGGCGATGGCAAAGATTTATGCGGATCGGGCTTTTGATACGAAGCATCCATTCATGTCCATAATCTGTTCTGATCGTGCTTGCATAATTGTCTTTTTTGGGGGATTTTTTCAACAGTGTCTTCAGTAAAACGAATTGGAAGTAACACGACAGCCTAGGTGGTAATACTGTTTGTCGTTTACATGTTTTATGACATCCTAATAAGCTTAAACCAAAATCATGGAGATTGGGAACCTACCATACACAG is drawn from Aegilops tauschii subsp. strangulata cultivar AL8/78 chromosome 1, Aet v6.0, whole genome shotgun sequence and contains these coding sequences:
- the LOC109749472 gene encoding F-box protein At5g49610-like, whose protein sequence is MADSSKRKSAMQSCSEFANNTVVLPSNKRKKAAVSLSTLLLPDEMMLEVLLRLPVKSILCFRVVCRAWAALFSSEDFCSLHMAVSKVVRPAPKLLMLVSPTTGLNSTAMYSCSPSGSRDDLHFTVDTARRNSMGIVTPSTCHGLTLLYDDAAPAYYVCNAATRAITRLPPHSTPTYRSAAGLGFDAQTREYKVVRLITGGCGDKERNRCEVYTPGAGCWRPAAGGGVPFRLSRYAISAAIHAATHKVPPVFANGLLHWFIGTSLIATRTRAPILTFSLSGETFGCVRSPPPFWTSEVDLHYGSEKEHLVVMDDHLCMVRDLRNTIPRDGTLEIWKLLDYSPGEWSLYHRIHLFGHVGIYLLDVLAVRVVGLIGGCRSGKKIVIASSKDKFPGQFEQKLHTYDPRCQALETILSVTETHTHTRPASTFSLFDEESLVQVHNKPMDS